The following DNA comes from Methanobacterium sp..
AGCCATTAGGGCAAACACTGATACATGCACCACAATATCCACACTTTTCAATATCAAATTTCATTACTTCTCACCCATATGAATGGAAATATTTAAGATTTCTGCAGGATAATAATAAAACAACACAGTAAAATTATATATCCTTTCTTATTTAAAAACTTAAATATTAAATATAGAGTAATCTAAGTGTTTATATAATTTAATGAGTATCCATATGATTGTTAAATTAAATTTTATGAATTCAAAAAAAGATTCATAGCTAAACCGTTAACTTAATATATTAGATCAAATAACTTTTATGTTATGCAGGGGTGCCCGAGCGGCCAAAGGGGGTGGACTTAAGATCCTCTGGCGTAGGCCTTCGTGGGTTCGAATCCCATCCCCTGCACTTAAACACTCAAAAATTCTATGAATTTTTGGTGCCCCAAAAACCATGTTTTTTGAGGGCTTTTTGGAAAAAAGTTTAAACAAAAATAAAATTCGAGTTCTAAAATAAAGGGACAATAGAAACCTTATTTTAATTACCCAATAGAATTATCGAAAGAAACCCAAATTTCAAAATAAATCTCAATTTGCCCTAGTGGCTTAGGCGGTAGAGCGATGCCTTGGTAAGGCATAGGTCGGGGGTTCGAATCCCCCCTGGGGCTTATAAAACTACTTTTTAAAATATAAAGAACAATTCCATAAAAACAAAAGTTTAAATAATCCATTTTTAAATCTAATTTTAATCTTAATTATTTTAGGTGACAATCTATGGAAAAGAAAATATCACAGCTATCTGATGTACATTTTGGTGAGAAAAATTTCTCCCATGACTTAAAAAACAATTTATTGAAACAACTGGAAGATGAAAATCCCGATCTTATCATTGTTGCAGGAGATTTAACCACAAATGGATATGCCCATGAATATGATGATGCAGCTGCTTTTGTGGATGAACTTAAAACAATAACAGATACTTATACAATTCCCGGGAACCATGATGCCCGGAATGTTGGATTGCTTCACTTTGAAAAACTGGTTGGAAATAGAAAATTTACACATCTGGATAAAAATGCAGGATTTGCCATTCTTGGACTGGATTCCTCAGAACCTGATATAAATGACGGGCAGATTGGAGTAGATCAATTAGATTGGCTAAGAACAGAATTAGATAAAATACCTGATGATTTATGTAAAATAGTCACCTTTCATCATCATTTACTCCCCATACCCCAAACTGGAAGGGAAAGAAATATCTTACTTGATTCAGGAGATTTATTAAGAACGTTCAGCGAATATGGAGTTGATTTTGTATTAAATGGACATAAACATGTTCCGAATGTCTGGATGATAGAAAAAATGGTTACATTAAATTCAGGGACTGCAACAACAAAAAAATTACGTGGACATACCTATCCATCACATAATCAGCTTATAATTAAAGATGACCAGATTCTGGTAAATTTAATACGTACTGAAACTGGTGATAAAAGAGAATTAGCTAATTACTCTGTTAAAGTGGAAAAAGAAGAATATGTCATCTGTTCATACAAGCATAACTCACTGCATGCCTTGTAAACAGGTTCCAAGCATATATTAAGATAATCTTTATAAATTATTCCTAAAAAAGAAAAAATAATAAAGATAATTACATTGATCAAAACTTAACGAAATAAAGACGTAATTATCCTTATTTTGCTCCATTTCCTGAAATATCTAACCATTAACCTGTGCAAAGTATTTATGCTGGGCAGCATTTAGGTTTGCAGACAGGTTCGGGTTTTTTAACTGGTTCGCATTTTGGTGGGCAAACTGGTTTTTTAACTGGTTCGCATTTTGGTGGGCAAACTGGTTTTTTAACTGGTTCGCATTNNNNNNNNNNNNNNNNNNNNNNNNNNNNNNNNNNNNNNNNNNNNNNNNNNNNNNNNNNNNNNNNNNNNNNNNNNNNNNNNNNNNNNNNNNNNNNNNNATTTTGGTGGGCAAACTGGTTTTTTAACTGGTTCACATTTTGGTGGGCAAACTGGTTTTTTAACTGGCTCGCATTTTTTAGGAGCTTCTTTTTTAGGATCGCACTTTTTAACTGGTTCACATTTTACTGGTGGGTGCCATACAGGCTTACATTTTTTAACCCCATCAAAATTTCCATTTGGTCCGAGGGCTGTAGCAACTCCAGTTACTCCTACTGCAATCATAAGTGCAAATAGGACTATTCCCAATTCTTTCTTCACATTATCACCTCCCCATATTAATACATTTAGATAATATAGTAATAATAAGATAAATACTTTGTTATGAAAAAGTAATAACATTTTATAGTTAAATCAAAAATAAATAATAAATAATTGCCACTATTCTTAAAAAAATAAACAAATAGAATGCTTTTATTTTGAATTAGAATATTTTAATGTCCCTAATAATAAATCAAATACTTTATTAAAAAATCAACAATTATTAGAAATATTCATATCATTATATAATAGATTATACTGTTAAATTCATATACCGGTAAATTATAAGAAGAATTACATTAATAATTAATATTTTATGGTTATATGCATAAGAACTTTCAGAAAAGTCAGATAAAAATCAAATATAAGAATTAATCTATAAATTTAATAAGGAATATTTATAAACTTTGAGTTTAAAATTAAACGAATAAAAATTCTGAGTAAATAGAAATTAATTTGTTTTATATTAAAATTGAATAACAGAGTAAAAAAAATAAGATTTGTGATTTTATGTCAAAAATGTTAGATGTAATAATGGCTGGAGTAATCTCTGGCATTGTGGCATTTACGACCTCAAAGATTGGAATTGCAGGAACAGTTCTTGGAGCGGTTTTAGGTGCAATGCTCTATCAAGTGATGTCTCATTACATTAAAGAACCCCTTGAAAACGTTCAAACAAAAAAAATTGAGACACGAGTAGTTTATACAATTCCCCTAATGATTATTGTTATTATTGAAATCATCTATATATTCTCTACCATATATCTGAAACCAGAACAAATTTTCCATTACTTGGAAAATGCAACAGACTGGACGCTCTTTAGATCTATTGGAATTGGACTTATCTGCATGGGTATTTATCCAATATTGATATCGGAGAATATAAAAAGGTCGTATGGATATATTATATTATCTGTAGGAATAATTAAACTATTAAATGGATTTGTAGACACAAATTCATCCCTTGTGGAATTATATGCTCCTCTTTTTATAGAATTCGGCATGATAATTTCACTTGTGGTTATTGCAGCACTATCATATGTCACCATATCAATAATTCAAGAGTCAATAGTTATTAATAGTGAAGTGGATGAAAACAAAAGTTAATGGGGTATTATGGCAAAAAAAACAAAAAATGTTACATTAAAAGCAATACTGGACGTAATACGTTATGAAAATCCATCGACACAGGACGAAATCGCAGAGAAGCTTGGAATAACCCGTAGATATGTTACTAAACTGCTTCAACCCCTTATAAGTGAAAAAATTGTAAAAAGAGCTTATGTGATAGAACCAAAAAAAATTGACCAGTTTTTAGAAATATATGGTGAAGAAAAGGTTCCTATAGAACAGGGGACATTAAGAATAGTGGAATTACTGGAAGGTATGGCAGAACATGTTTATAAACAGTTAGATATGTCTTTTGAAGCACTTTCACAGTATAACAGTGAATTAGCAAACGAAGCATTGAAAATGGATTTCATTACCAATAACATGAATGAAAAAATAAGAACATCTGTAGATATGGCCCTATCAATGAATCCATCATCTGAATCAAGCAAAATAAATGCTTTCAGTGAGGTAGCATACGATCTGGAACGTATTGGAGATCATTCATGTCAATTTGCAAACTTTACCCTTAAAGAATCATATAAAGTCGATCCTGAAATGCTTAAATACATACAAGAAATGTATGAAACCTCAAAAATGATGGTTTCGTATTCTATGGATGTATTTTTAAATGAAAAACTAAATTTAAAGGATAAAGTCATGAATTACGAAGAAAAAATACATGTTCTTCAAAAAAAAGCCTTAAATTGTATTGCAACTCAGATGGCTGAAGCTTCCTTTGATGATACAGAGCGCTCCACTTATTATCTTTCTCTTTCAAGAGTTGTTAAAGCATTTGAAAGGATTGGTGATATTTCCATTGAAATAATCGATATTTCAAGGGAATATTATGAAAATATTCCCAGAACAACTACTCCCGAGCAGTTCAGGCGAAAAGAAAGAAAAGGAAGTTATCTCTGATTTTTTTCTTCTTCTTCCATGTATTCTTTGATTTTCCGTTCTTCCCATTCTCTGGAAAATATTCCACGTTTCAGGAATAGTGATGCTGCATGTGAAACAAGCCCTATTCCCCAGAAAAATGTTACAAACAGGAACCACCAAAAGCCCGGCGTTGTAAGTATATTAATGATTGCAAGGGCCACATTTACAATAATAAAAGCTGTTAAATGCCCATAAAAACCCTTTAATTCTTCAACCCGTTTTTTAGCTCTTTGATATTTTAAATCATCCACTATAAAACCTCCAAAAACTTAATGAATATTTTGAGTGTTTCTGAGATACTTTTTTTCTTCTTCACTCATGTATTTTTTGATTTTTCGCTTCTCCCATTCCTTAGAGAAAATCCGCGTTTCATAAAACTGATGTTGCGTTTGCAATAAACCTATTCCTCAAAAAATGCTACAATAAGAAATCACCAGAAACCAAGATTTGTTAAGAGGTTAAGAACTGCTAAAATGTATTTACTATAATTATATGTTCTGAATAGCT
Coding sequences within:
- a CDS encoding metallophosphoesterase; protein product: MEKKISQLSDVHFGEKNFSHDLKNNLLKQLEDENPDLIIVAGDLTTNGYAHEYDDAAAFVDELKTITDTYTIPGNHDARNVGLLHFEKLVGNRKFTHLDKNAGFAILGLDSSEPDINDGQIGVDQLDWLRTELDKIPDDLCKIVTFHHHLLPIPQTGRERNILLDSGDLLRTFSEYGVDFVLNGHKHVPNVWMIEKMVTLNSGTATTKKLRGHTYPSHNQLIIKDDQILVNLIRTETGDKRELANYSVKVEKEEYVICSYKHNSLHAL
- a CDS encoding 2TM domain-containing protein, giving the protein MDDLKYQRAKKRVEELKGFYGHLTAFIIVNVALAIINILTTPGFWWFLFVTFFWGIGLVSHAASLFLKRGIFSREWEERKIKEYMEEEEKNQR
- a CDS encoding PhoU domain-containing protein — translated: MAKKTKNVTLKAILDVIRYENPSTQDEIAEKLGITRRYVTKLLQPLISEKIVKRAYVIEPKKIDQFLEIYGEEKVPIEQGTLRIVELLEGMAEHVYKQLDMSFEALSQYNSELANEALKMDFITNNMNEKIRTSVDMALSMNPSSESSKINAFSEVAYDLERIGDHSCQFANFTLKESYKVDPEMLKYIQEMYETSKMMVSYSMDVFLNEKLNLKDKVMNYEEKIHVLQKKALNCIATQMAEASFDDTERSTYYLSLSRVVKAFERIGDISIEIIDISREYYENIPRTTTPEQFRRKERKGSYL